A window of Cyanobacteria bacterium FACHB-DQ100 contains these coding sequences:
- a CDS encoding ParA family protein — translation MLITVASTKGGVGKTTSAIHIACCLSQDNSTLLIDGDPNKSSLKWASRGSLPFKVVDLMQSPRHTKNYEHVVFDTAARPGKEDLEALVEGCDLLIIPCSPDILAIEATLETVDLLESLDCDRNRYRILLTIVPPTRKTGEQSREALSEYPIFRKSIREYAAYEKAALAGVPVYESRDPKARIAWSDYSAIGKEILG, via the coding sequence TCGCCTGCTGCTTATCGCAAGATAACAGCACACTGTTAATCGACGGTGATCCAAACAAGTCATCACTGAAGTGGGCAAGTCGAGGATCGCTACCCTTCAAAGTCGTTGATTTAATGCAATCCCCACGCCATACCAAGAACTACGAGCATGTTGTCTTTGACACTGCAGCACGACCAGGGAAAGAGGATTTAGAAGCTCTCGTTGAAGGTTGTGACTTGCTCATCATTCCGTGCAGTCCTGACATTCTTGCAATTGAGGCAACGTTGGAGACAGTAGATTTGCTCGAATCTTTGGATTGCGATCGTAATCGTTATCGAATTTTATTGACGATCGTGCCCCCAACGCGCAAAACGGGTGAACAATCACGAGAAGCACTGTCTGAATACCCAATCTTTCGCAAATCAATCCGCGAGTATGCTGCTTATGAGAAAGCAGCCTTAGCAGGTGTTCCCGTGTATGAAAGCCGCGATCCAAAAGCAAGAATTGCATGGAGTGACTATAGCGCTATCGGAAAGGAGATTTTGGGATGA